A portion of the Carassius carassius chromosome 42, fCarCar2.1, whole genome shotgun sequence genome contains these proteins:
- the LOC132124025 gene encoding cryptochrome DASH isoform X2: MSASRTVICLLRNDLRLHDNEVFHWAQRNADHIIPLYCFDPRHYQGTYHFNFPKTGPFRLRFLLDSVKDLRATLRKRGSTLLVRQGKPEDVVSDLIQQLGSVTAVAFHEEVASEERNVEKKLKAICCQNKVKVQTFWGSTLYHRDDLPFTHIGGLPDVYTQFRKVVEGQSRVRPVLSTPAQVKSLPVGLEEGTIPTFEGLGQTEPVEDCRSVFPCRGGETEALARLKHYFWDTNAVAAYKETRNGMIGVDYSTKFSPWLALGCISPRYIYEQIKKYEAERTANQSTYWVIFELLWRDYFKFVGLKYGNRIFHMNGLQDKHVSWKTDMTLFNAWKEGRTGVPFVDANMRELALTGFMSNRGRQNVASFLTKDLGLDWRQGAEWFEYLLVDHDVCSNYGNWLYSAGIGNDPRENRKFNMIKQGLDYDNNSGPPAKGRKGSSYTPRQHKDRGIDFYFSNKKSF; the protein is encoded by the exons ATGTCCGCTTCTCGAACGGTAATATGTCTGCTGAGGAACGACCTGCGTCTGCATGATAACGAG GTGTTTCATTGGGCTCAGAGGAATGCTGATCACATCATCCCCCTCTACTGCTTCGACCCGCGGCATTACCAGGGCACCTATCACTTCAACTTCCCTAAGACTGGACCTTTCCGTTTACGTTTCCTCCTGGACAGTGTGAAAGACCTGAGGGCCACACTGAGGAAACGGGGCAG CACACTGTTGGTGAGACAAGGGAAGCCAGAGGATGTTGTTAGTGATTTGATTCAGCAGCTGGGTTCAGTCACAGCTGTGGCATTTCATGAGGAG GTGGCATCAGAGGAAAGAAATGTGGAGAAGAAGCTAAAGGCCATCTGCTGCCAAAACAAAGTCAAGGTTCAGACTTTCTGGGGTTCTACACTTTACCACAGAGACGATCTGCCATTCACTCACATTGGAGG GTTACCTGATGTTTACACCCAGTTTAGAAAGGTAGTTGAGGGACAGAGCAGAGTGCGACCTGTCCTTTCCACCCCGGCACAGGTTAAATCTCTTCCTGTTGGACTGGAAGAGGGCACAATCCCAACATTTGAGGGCCTGGGACAGACAG AGCCGGTGGAGGACTGCCGCTCGGTCTTTCCCTGTCGTGGTGGAGAGACTGAGGCTCTTGCTAGGCTGAAACATTACTTTTGGGATACA AATGCCGTTGCAGCTTATAAGGAGACCCGGAATGGCATGATCGGAGTGGACTATTCCACAAAATTTTCTCCTTG GCTTGCATTGGGCTGCATATCACCCAGGTACATCTATGAGCAGATTAAGAAGTATGAAGCCGAACGAACTGCCAACCAAAGCACATACTG GGTGATATTTGAACTTCTGTGGAGAGATTACTTCAAATTTGTGGGTTTAAAATATGGAAACAGAATATTTCATATGAATG GTCTGCAAGACAAGCATGTGTCATGGAAAACAGATATGACATTGTTCAATGCATGGAAAG AGGGGAGAACTGGGGTGCCATTTGTCGATGCGAACATGAGGGAGCTTGCACTTACAGGATTCATGTCCAACAGAGGACGTCAAAACGTGGCCAGCTTTCTGACCAAAGACTTGGGCTTAGACTGGAGACAGGGTGCTGAGTGGTTTGAATATCTGCTG GTGGATCATGACGTCTGCAGCAACTACGGAAACTGGCTCTATAGTGCTGGAATAGGAAATGACCCACGAGAAAACAGGAAGTTTAATATGATCAAACAAGGACTGGACTATGACAATAAT TCTGGTCCACCGGCAAAAGGAAGGAAGGGCTCATCTTACACACCAAGACAACACAAAGACAGAGGCATTGACTTCTATTTCTCCAACAAGAAGAGTTTCTGA
- the LOC132123839 gene encoding myeloid differentiation primary response protein MyD88, translating into MASKSSIDYEAIPVTALNCNFRKKLGLYLNPTNAVAADWRAVAEMMDYTYLEIKNFEKREYPFEKVLTEWETRPDATVANLLSILEKAERKDVISDLKDFIDDDCRKYLERQLRKPVQVPVVDSCGPRTQELEGITLCDDPQGLTPETFDAFICYCKNDFQFVHEMIKQLEQTEYNLKLCVFDRDVLPGTCVWTITSELIEKRCKRMVVVISDDYLDSDACDFQTKFALSLCPGARSKRLIPVVYKTMKRPFPSILRFLTICDYTRPCTQAWFWTRLAKALSLP; encoded by the exons ATGGCATCTAAATCAAGTATAGACTATGAGGCAATTCCAGTAACAGCTTTAAACTGCAATTTCCGAAAGAAACTGGGGCTGTACTTGAATCCAACAAACGCGGTGGCAGCAGACTGGAGGGCAGTCGCCGAGATGATGGACTATACCTACCTGGAGATCAAAAACTTCGAGAAAAGAGAGTATCCCTTTGAAAAGGTCTTAACGGAGTGGGAAACTCGTCCAGATGCTACAGTGGCAAATTTACTGTCGATTTTAGAAAAAGCGGAAAGGAAAGATGTCATATCAGACCTCAAAGACTTTATAG ATGATGACTGCAGGAAGTATTTGGAAAGACAGCTGAGGAAGCCTGTCCAGGTTCCAGTGGTGGACAGCTGTGGGCCGCGCACACAGGAGCTAGAAGGCATCACGCTGTGTGATGATCCACAAG GACTAACACCGGAGACCTTTGATGCTTTCATCTGCTATTGTAAGAATGACTTCCAGTTTGTGCATGAGATGATCAAACAGTTGGAACAGACTGAATACAACCTGAAGCTGTGTGTCTTTGACCGAGACGTCCTTCCTGGCACATGTGTGTGGACCATCACCAGTGAGCTCATAGAAAAAAG GTGCAAAAGGATGGTGGTGGTCATTTCTGATGACTATCTGGACAGTGATGCATGTGATTTTCAGACAAAGTTTGCACTCAGCCTTTGCCCAG GAGCTCGCTCTAAACGTCTAATTCCTGTTGTCTACAAAACCATGAAGAGGCCTTTTCCCAGCATTCTCCGTTTTCTGACCATCTGTGATTACACCAGACCCTGCACACAGGCCTGGTTCTGGACCCGGCTGGCCAAGGCACTCTCACTGCCCTGA
- the LOC132124025 gene encoding cryptochrome DASH isoform X1, whose product MSASRTVICLLRNDLRLHDNEVFHWAQRNADHIIPLYCFDPRHYQGTYHFNFPKTGPFRLRFLLDSVKDLRATLRKRGSTLLVRQGKPEDVVSDLIQQLGSVTAVAFHEEVASEERNVEKKLKAICCQNKVKVQTFWGSTLYHRDDLPFTHIGGLPDVYTQFRKVVEGQSRVRPVLSTPAQVKSLPVGLEEGTIPTFEGLGQTEPVEDCRSVFPCRGGETEALARLKHYFWDTNAVAAYKETRNGMIGVDYSTKFSPWLALGCISPRYIYEQIKKYEAERTANQSTYWVIFELLWRDYFKFVGLKYGNRIFHMNGLQDKHVSWKTDMTLFNAWKEGRTGVPFVDANMRELALTGFMSNRGRQNVASFLTKDLGLDWRQGAEWFEYLLVDHDVCSNYGNWLYSAGIGNDPRENRKFNMIKQGLDYDNNGEYVRQWVPELRGIKGGDVHTPWTLSNSALSHAQVSLNETYPSPVIIAPEWSRHINNKSSGPPAKGRKGSSYTPRQHKDRGIDFYFSNKKSF is encoded by the exons ATGTCCGCTTCTCGAACGGTAATATGTCTGCTGAGGAACGACCTGCGTCTGCATGATAACGAG GTGTTTCATTGGGCTCAGAGGAATGCTGATCACATCATCCCCCTCTACTGCTTCGACCCGCGGCATTACCAGGGCACCTATCACTTCAACTTCCCTAAGACTGGACCTTTCCGTTTACGTTTCCTCCTGGACAGTGTGAAAGACCTGAGGGCCACACTGAGGAAACGGGGCAG CACACTGTTGGTGAGACAAGGGAAGCCAGAGGATGTTGTTAGTGATTTGATTCAGCAGCTGGGTTCAGTCACAGCTGTGGCATTTCATGAGGAG GTGGCATCAGAGGAAAGAAATGTGGAGAAGAAGCTAAAGGCCATCTGCTGCCAAAACAAAGTCAAGGTTCAGACTTTCTGGGGTTCTACACTTTACCACAGAGACGATCTGCCATTCACTCACATTGGAGG GTTACCTGATGTTTACACCCAGTTTAGAAAGGTAGTTGAGGGACAGAGCAGAGTGCGACCTGTCCTTTCCACCCCGGCACAGGTTAAATCTCTTCCTGTTGGACTGGAAGAGGGCACAATCCCAACATTTGAGGGCCTGGGACAGACAG AGCCGGTGGAGGACTGCCGCTCGGTCTTTCCCTGTCGTGGTGGAGAGACTGAGGCTCTTGCTAGGCTGAAACATTACTTTTGGGATACA AATGCCGTTGCAGCTTATAAGGAGACCCGGAATGGCATGATCGGAGTGGACTATTCCACAAAATTTTCTCCTTG GCTTGCATTGGGCTGCATATCACCCAGGTACATCTATGAGCAGATTAAGAAGTATGAAGCCGAACGAACTGCCAACCAAAGCACATACTG GGTGATATTTGAACTTCTGTGGAGAGATTACTTCAAATTTGTGGGTTTAAAATATGGAAACAGAATATTTCATATGAATG GTCTGCAAGACAAGCATGTGTCATGGAAAACAGATATGACATTGTTCAATGCATGGAAAG AGGGGAGAACTGGGGTGCCATTTGTCGATGCGAACATGAGGGAGCTTGCACTTACAGGATTCATGTCCAACAGAGGACGTCAAAACGTGGCCAGCTTTCTGACCAAAGACTTGGGCTTAGACTGGAGACAGGGTGCTGAGTGGTTTGAATATCTGCTG GTGGATCATGACGTCTGCAGCAACTACGGAAACTGGCTCTATAGTGCTGGAATAGGAAATGACCCACGAGAAAACAGGAAGTTTAATATGATCAAACAAGGACTGGACTATGACAATAAT GGGGAATATGTGCGACAGTGGGTTCCAGAGCTTCGAGGTATTAAAGGTGGGGACGTTCACACACCCTGGACCCTCAGCAACTCTGCACTCTCACACGCCCAGGTTTCACTCAACGAAACATACCCTTCCCCTGTTATCATAGCACCCGAGTGGAGTCgccatatcaacaacaaatca TCTGGTCCACCGGCAAAAGGAAGGAAGGGCTCATCTTACACACCAAGACAACACAAAGACAGAGGCATTGACTTCTATTTCTCCAACAAGAAGAGTTTCTGA